CAAGAAGGTAAAATTTCATCCTGCCTGTGATTGCGGCCCGATATCGGGGCCGAACTATAGATATCCGCCATTTTTTTACATCCGCTTGTTTAAAAAAACCGCCTTATAAATAAAACTTCAAATTTTGTCAAAGCTTACCATCTCCTTAATTTACATCTTATCCTCAAATGAAAATTATTTCAAATTCAAGTAAAAAATAAGAATAAATTCACTTATATTTAATAAAAAGGAACAAAATTAAGAAAAGAGTATTTTTATAAGAGGTTCAGCAATGATTCAGAAGTACAAACGATGTCCAGGTCAAAAAATAAATATCTCTTACTCTCGGCAGCCGGATCTGTTCTCTCCGGAAGCCGGATATTCATGCCTGCACTGGGTGTGCCGGAAAAAATATTTTTTGCGGCCATATCCCTCATATTTTTGCTGATTGGCGGCCTCATAATGTTTGCAGCTGCAACACCCAAAAAAACCGTCCCCGTCCCCGTTCGTAAAAGCGGCAGGCAAAACCGGAATATCTAGTCTTCAATCACCAGTGCCCCGAAAGACGGCCAAACCCCATGCGGAGTGTTTTATGAAACCGATCGGCATTTATATTGATCACCTCGGAGACGGTAACAAAAGCCGTGCAATTGCCATTGCCCGGCAGGCCCCCAACCACTTCACCCTGATCGGCTCGGGCCTGACCGGCAAAAGCGCGGCCCTCAGCGTGCTGGAACTGCCTGATGACCAGCCGCAGGCCGCGCAACACGATGCAGCCAATGACAATCTGGCAAGCACACGCCGCCGTACACGCATGATCAGCGACTGGATTGAAGCCGCCGAACCGGCGCTTCTGCTTGTCGATGTTTCCCTGCAGGTTGCCGCCCTTGCCCGCCTGACCGCAACACCGACCGCCTATGTGCGCCTTTCCGTCAAGCGTGATGACCAGCCGCATCTGGAGGCTTTTCATGCAGCCGAAGCGGTTTTATGTCCTTATCACCGCGTGCTGGAAGCAGAAACAACGCCGCAATGGCTGCGTGACCGCTCGCACTACTTTCCCGGCCTGACCCCCGATATCACCCCGAACCGCAGCGCTGATAAAAGACTGCTTGTCGTCCGTGACAGGCAGTTCAAAACCTTAAGCGCCGGCCAGCTGCTTTCTCTGGCCCGCGCCCTGCCGGACTGGCGCATTGATGTCATCGGTGGCCACCAGTCGGAGGCAGCCCGGGCCGCCAATCTCTATTTCCATGGCTGGATAGACCATCCGGCGCATTTCGTCGCCGAATCAACCATTGTCATGGGAACTGCCGGTGACGGGCTGATTGCCGCGGTTTCTGCTGCCGGCAAGCCGTTTATCTGCCTGCCGCAGGCCGACCCTTTCGGCGGGCAGTTTGAAAAAGCCACCCGTCTGGAAGCGCTTAACGCCGCAACCGTGTGCAGACGCTGGCCGCAGAACTGGAAAAAAACCATCGCTGCAACCCTGAAACGGGGGGAAGCCATGGCAGCGCTTCATGATAATGCCGGCGCGGCGCGTGCCGCGGAACTTCTGCTTGATATCGCCTACAGCGCCAGGCGCCCCGCCGCTTTCTGGTCTGTTCAGGGCAATCCGTTGCGATTCGCCAGAGGTTGAGCTTACCCTTGCTGAAGCAAAAATATCAGGCCGCCTTTTCAGTTTTTCCTGAAAAGGCGGCCTGATATTTTTTATATTATGCCTTCTTAAACGGAAAACCCGCGCCATTTTTGCTGAAAAATTCCCGCAACAGCAATATATTCAAAAAAAATTGTCAAATCTGTGCATTTTCCTTGTTCCTGCCACATGGCGCAGGTAAACAGAAACATGGCATTTTTAAAATGCACAAACTGCCGGTCCGGCTGATTGTGATAAAATCGGAAAAATTTGATGCATACACCCCGTTGGCTTGTTGGTCTTTACAGTATTGTTCTCGTCATCGGCACACTTGTTGCCCTGCCCAATTTTCTCCCTAGGTCAACAATGGAGAAATTGCCCGCCTGGATGGATACGAGCGTAACGCTGGGGCTTGATCTGCGCGGCGGTTCAGAGCTTGTCCTGCAGGTTGACAGCGAAGCCATGAAACATGAGCGCCTGAACACCCTGCGCGACAATGTCCGGCAAAAATTGCAGGATCTTCAGATACAGGCGACACGTTCAGGTATTTCCGACGATACAGTTGTGGTGATTGTTCCCGACGTGGCGCAGCGGCAGAAAGCGCTTGCAGCGATAAAGGAGATGGTCAACCAGATCACAAGAGGTTATTCCAGCACGGCTGACCTTGCCATCACCGAGCAGGATGGAAAAATCCTTCTCACCATCCCGCAGGAAGCGCTTGATGCTCTTGTCAGTGACGCGGTTGAGCGCAGTATCGAAATTATCGGCAACCGTATCAACAGATATGGCGTGACTGAACCATCAGTCCAGCGGGTGCAGGCCGACCGGATTCAGGTACAGCTTCCCGGGGTGCAGGATCCGGCACAGGTGCGCGCGCTGCTCGGCAAAACCGCCAAGATGACATTCCGCCTTGTTTATGATGGCGACCGCGGTAACCTGCCTGATAATGTGCACGAGCTCAGGCAGATGGACAGAACCCAGCCTCCCCTGCCGATTGAAGACAGGGTTCTGCTTGACGGTTCGGAACTTGACCGCGCCGAAGTTGCTCAGGACCAGCTTGGCGGAAATGTCATCAGTTTCCGCCTGAAAGCCCATGGCACAAAGGAATTTGCCGCCATCACCCGCGAATACAGAGGGCGGGCGCTTGCCATTATTCTTGATGATGAAATTCTGATGGCGCCAACGATTCAAGCTGTTATCCCTGACGGGCAAGGGCAGATCAGCATGAGCCGCGACACCCCGGCAAGCGAAATCAGAACCAGTGCCGTGCTGTTGCAGGCAGGTTCATTGCCGGCACAGCTCACCGTTATTCAGGAACGCACCGTCGGCCCTGACCTTGGCGCAGACGCCATTAAAATGGGGCTTTATACCGGTATTATCGGTTTTATTCTGGTTGCGGTGTTTATTTTCCTGCTTTACGGCTTCTGGGGGCTTATTGCCGATATCGCGCTGTTGCTGCACACCCTGCTGACATTTGCCGCGCTTTCGCTCATTCAAGCTACCCTGACATTACCCGGTATTGCCGGTATTATTCTCGGTATCGGTATTGCGGTTGACGCCAATATCCTGATT
This is a stretch of genomic DNA from Candidatus Tokpelaia hoelldoblerii. It encodes these proteins:
- the secD gene encoding Protein-export membrane protein SecD (bhsal09670), which encodes MHTPRWLVGLYSIVLVIGTLVALPNFLPRSTMEKLPAWMDTSVTLGLDLRGGSELVLQVDSEAMKHERLNTLRDNVRQKLQDLQIQATRSGISDDTVVVIVPDVAQRQKALAAIKEMVNQITRGYSSTADLAITEQDGKILLTIPQEALDALVSDAVERSIEIIGNRINRYGVTEPSVQRVQADRIQVQLPGVQDPAQVRALLGKTAKMTFRLVYDGDRGNLPDNVHELRQMDRTQPPLPIEDRVLLDGSELDRAEVAQDQLGGNVISFRLKAHGTKEFAAITREYRGRALAIILDDEILMAPTIQAVIPDGQGQISMSRDTPASEIRTSAVLLQAGSLPAQLTVIQERTVGPDLGADAIKMGLYTGIIGFILVAVFIFLLYGFWGLIADIALLLHTLLTFAALSLIQATLTLPGIAGIILGIGIAVDANILINERIREETDKGMGALAALDRGFKHAFHTIVDANVTAVIATILLYFFGTGPIKGFALTMMLGIIISMFTDITIVRIIMHWAVRRWKIKTLNIHSFFSFMPQHTSFRFMNARYIGIGMSVVLSIGALALFFKPGLNYGLDFKGGIQIEVSNKEPLDIEKMRAALGTLDIGEIVLQNVGGDGGIMVRVQQQEGGEEQQTVALERIKQKVMEIYPEAQIPQVEVIGSKISNELAQKGLYAVILATLAMSIYIWWRFEWYFAIGAMATLILDTTKMIGIFVLFQFDFNLTAIAALMTIVGYSINDKVVVYDRMRENLRLFRKTSLREIIDMSINQVLIRCIFTSTTTVLAMLPMAIWGGSAVHNFALPIVIGVVIATSSSIFIAAPILLFLGNWWQIRRNRTAGEERTTG
- a CDS encoding Hypothetical protein (bhsal09660) — encoded protein: MKPIGIYIDHLGDGNKSRAIAIARQAPNHFTLIGSGLTGKSAALSVLELPDDQPQAAQHDAANDNLASTRRRTRMISDWIEAAEPALLLVDVSLQVAALARLTATPTAYVRLSVKRDDQPHLEAFHAAEAVLCPYHRVLEAETTPQWLRDRSHYFPGLTPDITPNRSADKRLLVVRDRQFKTLSAGQLLSLARALPDWRIDVIGGHQSEAARAANLYFHGWIDHPAHFVAESTIVMGTAGDGLIAAVSAAGKPFICLPQADPFGGQFEKATRLEALNAATVCRRWPQNWKKTIAATLKRGEAMAALHDNAGAARAAELLLDIAYSARRPAAFWSVQGNPLRFARG